The Zestosphaera sp. genome includes a window with the following:
- a CDS encoding DUF4443 domain-containing protein, with product MSEIRLLLRIAEERGGVKPGFSPYHVFRVLDMLHRHSVCGRHELMKELGLGEASIKTLISRLKEAGLVETSRPHGTKLTETGKELATKLKRLIKLIPNLELSEMCMNCRVSGIILSNGYSYVPVVGGVILFRDLVVREGADGVLIITCSGRTLYLPTPSGFEEVRVEALNRLVGEYGVGDGDLIVLGMCYSHDGERCLAAAVNTVLKILAS from the coding sequence ATGAGTGAGATAAGATTACTACTTAGGATAGCTGAGGAGAGGGGGGGTGTCAAGCCAGGGTTCTCGCCATACCATGTCTTCAGAGTTCTAGACATGCTTCATCGTCACAGCGTGTGCGGTAGGCATGAACTGATGAAGGAGCTCGGATTGGGGGAGGCGAGCATTAAGACTTTAATAAGTAGGTTAAAGGAGGCAGGTCTTGTCGAGACCTCAAGACCTCATGGCACTAAGTTGACTGAAACGGGTAAGGAGCTAGCTACCAAGCTCAAGCGGCTCATTAAGTTGATCCCGAACCTGGAGTTAAGCGAGATGTGTATGAACTGTAGGGTCTCAGGGATTATCCTTAGTAACGGCTACTCCTACGTGCCTGTAGTGGGGGGCGTGATACTCTTCAGGGACTTGGTCGTTAGGGAGGGGGCTGACGGAGTGCTGATAATCACATGTTCAGGCAGGACCCTCTACCTACCCACGCCCAGCGGGTTTGAGGAAGTGCGTGTTGAGGCCTTGAACCGCTTAGTTGGTGAGTACGGCGTTGGGGACGGTGACTTGATAGTCTTAGGCATGTGTTACAGTCACGACGGCGAGAGGTGCCTTGCAGCAGCTGTGAACACAGTTCTCAAGATTCTAGCGTCTTGA
- a CDS encoding diphthine--ammonia ligase: MKSGVALYTGGKDSHYALIEALRRGVQVDLLIIVIPAVTDSWMFHTVNISLSQLHADLMGLNKIVVQVSGVKEREVREIISSLRVLDLNMRYDYIVSGAVASKYQKDRVDLIAEELGLRHMPPLWGRDQESLLNEEVKSLSFVVTAIQAYGLNLRWLGSVINAVRVKDFLSDVRNASVSPVGEGGEFETFVVTSRLFRSGGLYINSAELVTYPQHGLGYYYIKKATTYSYSSS, translated from the coding sequence TTGAAGAGTGGGGTTGCGCTATACACAGGAGGTAAGGACTCCCACTATGCATTAATCGAAGCGTTGAGGAGGGGGGTACAAGTTGATCTGCTGATTATAGTTATCCCCGCGGTCACCGATTCATGGATGTTCCACACAGTCAACATAAGTCTATCGCAGCTTCACGCGGACTTAATGGGTCTCAACAAAATAGTTGTCCAAGTCAGCGGTGTTAAGGAACGTGAGGTTCGTGAGATAATTTCATCGCTTAGGGTGCTGGACTTAAACATGAGGTACGACTACATAGTCTCAGGCGCTGTCGCCTCTAAGTATCAGAAGGATAGAGTAGATCTCATCGCTGAGGAGCTCGGTCTGAGGCACATGCCACCCCTCTGGGGCCGCGATCAGGAATCCCTCCTCAACGAGGAGGTTAAGTCCCTAAGCTTCGTAGTGACGGCGATCCAAGCCTACGGACTTAACTTAAGGTGGTTAGGGAGCGTTATCAATGCAGTGCGGGTTAAAGACTTCCTGAGCGATGTTAGAAACGCTTCAGTGAGCCCTGTAGGTGAGGGAGGCGAATTCGAAACATTCGTCGTGACTTCGAGGCTCTTCAGGAGCGGAGGGCTTTACATCAACTCTGCCGAGCTGGTCACATACCCGCAACACGGGCTTGGCTACTACTACATTAAGAAAGCCACTACATATAGTTACTCAAGCTCTTGA
- the fen gene encoding flap endonuclease-1 — translation MGVDLRELIEGSPAVKVINDLRELRGKAVAIDAYNALHQFLAAIRQPDGTPLMDGRGRVTSHLSGLFYRTINLVESGLKPVYVFDGKPPELKAKEIAERTAIREESLKKYEAALAEGRVEEARKYAQATGRLTTEMVDDSRKLLNAMGIPYVNAPSEGEAQAAHMARKGDVWASVSQDYDSLLFNTPRLLRNITISGKRKLPGKEVYVDVRPELIELDNLLKSLGVTREQLVDIAILLGTDFNPDGVKGVGPKTAFKLIKTHGTLDNAIKTLPNVKIDFNYEEIRKIFLNPPVTSTYTIKWAEPDAEAIKRILVDERDFSEERVNSAIERLRKAYRESFKASLKGLDAWVKK, via the coding sequence TTGGGGGTCGACCTGAGGGAGCTAATTGAGGGAAGCCCTGCAGTCAAAGTTATTAACGACTTAAGGGAGCTGAGGGGTAAGGCAGTCGCTATCGACGCCTACAACGCGCTCCACCAGTTCCTGGCAGCAATAAGGCAGCCCGACGGGACGCCGCTGATGGACGGTAGGGGACGCGTAACCAGTCACCTAAGCGGGCTCTTCTACAGAACGATAAACCTGGTTGAGTCCGGCCTCAAGCCCGTCTACGTCTTCGACGGGAAGCCGCCCGAGCTGAAGGCTAAGGAGATAGCGGAGAGGACGGCAATCAGGGAGGAGTCCCTCAAGAAGTATGAGGCTGCATTAGCCGAGGGGAGGGTTGAGGAGGCTAGGAAGTATGCTCAAGCTACAGGCAGACTGACGACGGAGATGGTGGACGACTCCAGAAAGTTATTAAATGCGATGGGCATACCTTATGTCAACGCCCCGTCAGAGGGGGAGGCCCAGGCAGCGCACATGGCTAGGAAGGGTGACGTGTGGGCCTCAGTTTCCCAGGACTACGACTCTCTACTCTTCAACACCCCTAGACTTCTGCGGAACATAACTATCAGCGGCAAGCGTAAGCTGCCGGGCAAGGAAGTGTATGTCGATGTAAGACCTGAATTAATTGAGCTAGATAACCTCCTAAAATCACTTGGCGTAACACGCGAGCAACTAGTGGATATCGCAATACTTCTGGGAACAGACTTCAACCCTGACGGTGTGAAGGGTGTAGGACCTAAGACAGCCTTCAAGCTAATAAAAACCCACGGCACCCTAGATAACGCAATTAAAACACTGCCCAACGTTAAGATAGACTTCAACTATGAGGAAATCAGGAAGATCTTCCTCAATCCCCCGGTGACGAGCACGTACACGATAAAATGGGCGGAGCCGGACGCAGAAGCAATAAAGAGAATCCTAGTCGATGAACGTGACTTCTCGGAGGAGAGGGTCAACAGCGCTATAGAGAGGTTGAGGAAAGCATACAGAGAAAGTTTTAAAGCATCTCTCAAGGGACTCGATGCTTGGGTTAAGAAATAG
- the leuS gene encoding leucine--tRNA ligase — protein MDIARKWSRVWAESGVYNADPKEGTPKYFLTAAFMYPNGPAHVGHARTYLIPDILARFMRGMGYNVLFPMGFHYTGTPILALAEGLAAGNVEYVSNLAKVFQVDQQELAKLKDPISVARFFHEVSKEAMKLYGLSIDWRREFTTIDPEFKSFIRWQFRKLLESGYLTRGSHPVGWCPHHNMPVGMHDTKGDVEPEIDEIYLIRFKGLDGLGYVVATLRPETVLGVTNLWINPNVRYCVSRVKTPNGLDTWVTSCDAAEKLSFQRAVEILQEIDGRELIGRQVVNPLTGRVVQVIEASFVSPKFGTGVVMSVPAHAPYDYVALRDYVLTRAGGTWEGLEPIPLITVGGFSEVPAKDVVERLGVKSQEDREALDEATREVYRTEYESGVMRSDLARLVISEVIEGSREFVSEWVAGIPVKEARDRIKRFLSESGFGDSMYEVMNAPVYCRCGTEIVVKVVEDQWFINYGDPAWKELAVKALNMMRVIPEEARTQFLNTIYWLKEKACTRSRGLGTELPWAPGWIIESLSDSTIYMAFYTVIHGIRGRRIPPEKLSYKFWDYVMLGLGDAAELGKELGLDPEVLRDLRREFLYWYPLDSRHSGKDLIPNHLTFFIFNHTAIFPEALWPKQIVANGWVLIQGEKMAKSRGNIFPLHWLINTYSPDVVRLAIASGAEVESDLNLDIDAVDAIRIKLSSIHNLVLEVFKSVGLSDDVGLPEKWLLSRFARNAVGAYSDLADVKIRAACLKIFYNIHQDVLKYLKMVERPSRVLRDLMILWLKLMHPVTPFITEELWHKIGVESLLTTERLPSREELMGMIDDVVELDYAFLERFIDDLKSLSRVVKGGEAVVYVVPNTEYRHLIEVVRILRGGGRIGDVIKYLVSSGVVDSRHAPRVARTLVDLIASLPPELLDTIVRVGSIDEYAVLTRFKKYVEDETGVKILGVYRADDGSAPDYNGKKRNALPLRPSIHILPQS, from the coding sequence GTGGACATAGCCCGCAAGTGGTCTAGAGTATGGGCTGAGAGCGGGGTCTACAATGCCGACCCGAAGGAGGGGACTCCCAAGTACTTCCTAACTGCGGCCTTCATGTATCCTAACGGACCAGCGCACGTCGGGCATGCCAGGACATACTTAATCCCTGACATACTGGCCAGGTTCATGAGGGGGATGGGGTATAATGTGCTGTTCCCTATGGGTTTCCACTATACAGGAACTCCCATACTGGCTCTGGCGGAGGGGCTGGCTGCAGGTAATGTGGAGTACGTGAGTAACTTAGCTAAGGTATTTCAAGTCGATCAGCAGGAGCTCGCGAAACTGAAAGACCCTATATCGGTGGCTAGGTTCTTCCACGAGGTCTCTAAGGAGGCTATGAAGCTCTACGGGCTCTCCATAGACTGGAGGAGGGAATTTACTACCATCGACCCTGAGTTCAAGTCGTTTATTCGCTGGCAGTTCAGGAAGCTCCTCGAGTCGGGGTACCTGACTAGAGGGTCTCACCCTGTGGGGTGGTGTCCTCACCACAACATGCCGGTAGGAATGCATGACACGAAGGGCGATGTAGAGCCTGAGATAGATGAAATCTACCTGATAAGGTTTAAGGGCCTTGACGGTTTAGGCTACGTCGTAGCTACCTTGAGACCTGAGACCGTGTTGGGCGTTACCAACTTGTGGATCAACCCTAATGTCAGGTACTGTGTTTCACGCGTGAAGACCCCTAACGGACTCGACACTTGGGTTACTTCATGTGATGCCGCCGAGAAGTTGAGCTTCCAGAGGGCTGTGGAGATCCTCCAGGAGATCGACGGGAGGGAGTTGATAGGCAGGCAGGTTGTGAATCCCCTCACAGGCCGTGTGGTTCAGGTGATTGAGGCCTCGTTCGTCAGTCCCAAGTTTGGGACGGGCGTGGTTATGAGTGTACCGGCGCACGCTCCCTACGATTACGTCGCGCTCAGAGATTACGTGCTCACTAGAGCGGGGGGGACGTGGGAGGGCTTAGAGCCCATACCGCTAATAACTGTGGGGGGCTTCAGTGAGGTACCAGCTAAGGACGTCGTCGAGAGGTTAGGTGTTAAGTCTCAGGAGGATCGTGAGGCACTCGATGAGGCGACTAGAGAAGTTTACCGTACTGAATATGAGTCAGGGGTCATGCGTTCAGACCTTGCTAGACTCGTTATTTCTGAAGTTATTGAAGGGTCCAGGGAGTTTGTTAGTGAGTGGGTTGCAGGCATCCCGGTTAAGGAGGCTCGCGACAGGATTAAGAGGTTCCTCTCGGAGAGCGGCTTCGGAGACTCCATGTATGAGGTAATGAATGCTCCCGTGTACTGCAGGTGCGGCACTGAGATAGTGGTTAAGGTGGTTGAGGATCAGTGGTTCATTAACTACGGCGATCCTGCATGGAAGGAACTGGCTGTCAAGGCTTTGAATATGATGAGGGTAATCCCCGAGGAGGCGAGGACTCAATTCCTCAACACGATTTACTGGCTTAAGGAGAAGGCGTGTACGAGGAGTAGAGGGTTAGGCACTGAGTTGCCTTGGGCGCCAGGCTGGATAATCGAGTCCTTAAGCGACTCCACAATCTACATGGCTTTCTACACAGTCATTCATGGTATAAGAGGTCGCAGGATACCGCCTGAGAAGCTGAGTTACAAGTTCTGGGATTACGTGATGCTAGGTTTAGGCGATGCGGCGGAGTTGGGCAAGGAGCTCGGTCTAGATCCTGAGGTGTTGAGGGATTTGAGGAGGGAGTTTCTCTACTGGTATCCGCTGGACTCGCGTCATAGCGGTAAGGACTTGATACCAAACCATCTGACCTTCTTCATATTCAATCACACCGCCATATTCCCGGAGGCTCTGTGGCCTAAGCAAATAGTGGCTAACGGGTGGGTGCTCATACAGGGGGAGAAGATGGCCAAGTCAAGGGGGAATATATTCCCACTTCACTGGCTGATCAACACCTACTCACCAGACGTGGTGAGGCTGGCCATAGCTTCGGGCGCTGAGGTTGAGAGCGATCTGAATCTTGACATAGACGCTGTAGATGCTATACGCATCAAACTAAGCAGCATCCACAACCTGGTTCTAGAGGTCTTCAAATCCGTGGGGTTAAGCGATGACGTCGGATTGCCTGAGAAGTGGTTGCTTTCTAGGTTTGCGAGGAACGCGGTGGGGGCTTACAGCGATTTAGCCGACGTTAAGATTAGGGCGGCGTGCCTTAAGATCTTCTACAACATACATCAAGACGTCCTGAAATATCTTAAGATGGTTGAGAGACCTTCTAGAGTGTTGAGGGACTTAATGATCTTGTGGCTTAAGTTAATGCATCCAGTAACGCCCTTCATAACTGAGGAGCTGTGGCATAAGATCGGCGTGGAGAGCCTCCTAACTACTGAGAGACTGCCGTCTAGGGAGGAGTTAATGGGGATGATCGACGATGTTGTGGAGTTAGATTACGCGTTCCTAGAGAGGTTCATCGACGACTTGAAGAGCTTGTCAAGGGTTGTCAAGGGCGGTGAGGCCGTCGTGTACGTGGTGCCCAACACGGAGTACAGGCACCTGATTGAGGTTGTGAGGATTCTGAGGGGAGGCGGCCGGATAGGCGATGTAATAAAGTATCTGGTATCCAGCGGTGTAGTTGACTCAAGACATGCTCCCAGAGTAGCCAGAACTCTCGTGGATCTCATAGCCTCATTGCCTCCTGAGTTATTGGATACCATAGTCAGGGTTGGTTCGATAGACGAGTATGCAGTTCTCACTAGGTTCAAGAAATACGTAGAGGATGAAACAGGGGTGAAGATACTGGGCGTGTATAGAGCGGATGACGGTAGCGCGCCGGACTATAACGGGAAAAAGAGGAACGCCCTCCCCCTCAGACCGAGCATTCATATATTGCCTCAGTCTTAG
- a CDS encoding DNA-directed RNA polymerase subunit H encodes MAGEKFNILEHELVPKHEVLKPEEAVEVLRSLGVKPEQLPYMRASDPVARAIGAKPGDIVRITRKSPTAGKIIVYRFVIAG; translated from the coding sequence ATGGCAGGCGAGAAGTTTAACATATTGGAGCATGAGCTGGTGCCTAAGCATGAGGTTCTGAAACCTGAGGAGGCTGTGGAGGTTCTGAGGTCTCTAGGCGTTAAGCCTGAGCAACTTCCTTACATGAGGGCGTCTGACCCTGTGGCCAGGGCCATAGGAGCTAAGCCCGGCGATATAGTTAGGATTACCCGTAAATCCCCTACAGCCGGCAAGATCATTGTTTACAGGTTTGTTATAGCCGGGTGA
- a CDS encoding DNA-directed RNA polymerase subunit B — protein sequence MEDPVKIDKEVRWLLIESFLKEKGLAKQHLDSYNEFVTSGVKKIVKELGRIDIAHQKIYMEVLDIRVGEPEVREIEGAVIRGLENLNPTIARIRNLTYSAPMFLKIVIHEDGFEYIEDNVPLGYLPVMIRSVLDPTSRLSKEELIKYEEDWRDPGGYFIINGSERVIVGQEDLAPNRVFVDYGKEASSITHTAKVISASAGYRVPIILDRLKDGTLVINFPSIPQKVPFAVMMRALGLETDMEIALAVSPDPEIQKELIPSLYAAREIKKHVEALDYLASRVTIGITDPDARRNRVLQILDLYFMPHLGNTPNARILKALYLGQMACKLIELMLGRRKPDDKDHYANRRLRLAGDLLAQLFRVAFKAYVKDLRYQIERYRLTKGRRLSLKALARPDIITERLNYALATGNWVGNRTGVSQILDRTNWISMLSHLRRTVAPLSRGQPHFEARDLHPTQWGRICPFETPEGPNCGLVKNLALSAYVTAGIDESLILPYLQELGMIPLLEAYERLRKGDEELAEAIPNYAKIFLNGTLIGYYPGEDASELVRSLRKLRRSGKLHHEVNIYYGRSEYINEVHVNCDSGRVRRPLLILEEGKLKISGEVVEKLRAGKLSFSDLVSMGVVEYLDAEEEDNSLIALDPEDAGKEHTHLELYSPSILGVAAVLIPYGNHNQSPRNAYEAAMAKQAVGLNAANFHLRFDSRAHFLHYPQKPVVQTRFLDLIGFNSRPAGQNFVVAILSFTGYNMEDAVIMNKSSVERGLARSTFFREYSTEELRYPGGQRDMIGIPDIKVKGYRGKENYEYLDGDGIIPPEVDVTSGRVLVGKTSPPRFLEEYKEFGLASETRRDSSVSLRHGDRGIVDAVVVTVDGEGNKFIRVKVRDLRIPEIGDKFASRHGQKGVVGLLVPQYDMPYTFDGVTPDLIINPHALPSRMTVGQLIESIAGKVGSLRGGLVDGTPFFGEKFDDLRRELLLYGYPQDGTEPMYDGRTGELISTPVFIGVVYYQRLHHMVADKLHSRSRGPVQLLTRQPTEGRAREGGLRFGEMERDAIIGHGAPVLLKERLLDSSDRYTVYVCEKCGLLGWFDRNKGRYVCPVHGDEGKLVPVEVSYAFKLLVQEMMSMLIYPKLVLRDRFSGD from the coding sequence ATGGAGGATCCTGTAAAGATCGATAAGGAAGTACGTTGGCTACTCATTGAGTCCTTCCTGAAGGAGAAGGGCCTAGCAAAGCAGCACCTCGACTCCTATAATGAGTTCGTTACTTCAGGAGTTAAAAAGATCGTTAAGGAGTTGGGCAGGATAGACATAGCTCACCAGAAGATATACATGGAGGTTCTTGACATCAGGGTCGGCGAGCCGGAGGTCAGGGAAATCGAGGGTGCAGTTATACGTGGGCTCGAGAACTTAAACCCCACCATCGCCAGGATCCGTAACCTGACTTATAGCGCGCCAATGTTCCTCAAGATCGTAATTCATGAGGACGGGTTTGAGTACATTGAAGACAATGTCCCGCTCGGATACCTGCCAGTCATGATTAGGTCTGTCCTGGATCCCACGAGCAGGCTGAGTAAGGAGGAGTTGATTAAGTATGAGGAGGACTGGAGGGATCCCGGCGGCTACTTTATAATCAACGGTTCGGAGAGAGTTATAGTCGGCCAAGAGGATTTAGCCCCTAACAGGGTATTTGTTGACTACGGCAAAGAGGCTTCCTCAATAACCCATACCGCCAAAGTGATCTCAGCGTCGGCAGGCTACAGGGTTCCAATAATACTTGACCGGCTGAAGGACGGGACTCTGGTCATCAACTTCCCGTCAATACCCCAGAAGGTGCCGTTCGCGGTTATGATGAGGGCCTTAGGCCTTGAAACGGACATGGAGATAGCTCTCGCAGTATCGCCGGATCCTGAGATCCAGAAGGAGCTGATTCCGTCCCTATACGCTGCTAGGGAGATTAAGAAGCATGTAGAGGCGTTAGATTACCTAGCCTCAAGGGTTACCATAGGAATAACAGATCCTGATGCTAGGCGTAACAGAGTCCTCCAGATACTTGATCTGTACTTCATGCCTCACTTAGGTAACACGCCGAACGCTAGAATCCTGAAGGCTCTATATCTGGGTCAGATGGCCTGCAAGCTGATAGAGTTGATGCTTGGGAGAAGGAAGCCTGACGATAAAGACCACTATGCTAACAGGAGGTTAAGGCTCGCCGGCGACCTGCTCGCCCAGCTCTTTCGGGTCGCTTTTAAGGCCTACGTTAAGGACCTGAGGTACCAGATAGAGAGGTACAGACTGACTAAGGGCAGGAGACTCTCACTAAAGGCGCTTGCTAGACCCGACATAATAACTGAGAGGCTTAACTACGCACTAGCCACAGGGAACTGGGTCGGTAATAGGACAGGTGTGAGTCAGATACTCGATAGAACCAACTGGATCTCAATGCTCAGCCACTTGAGGAGGACCGTGGCCCCGCTGAGTAGGGGACAACCACACTTTGAGGCTCGTGATCTGCATCCAACACAGTGGGGGAGAATATGCCCCTTCGAAACTCCCGAAGGCCCTAACTGTGGTCTCGTCAAGAACTTGGCACTATCTGCCTACGTTACTGCAGGTATTGATGAATCCTTGATCCTCCCATACCTTCAGGAACTAGGGATGATCCCGTTGCTTGAGGCGTACGAGAGGCTCAGGAAGGGCGACGAGGAGTTGGCGGAGGCCATACCCAACTATGCTAAGATATTCCTCAACGGCACTTTGATAGGTTACTACCCCGGCGAGGACGCGTCCGAGCTGGTTAGGAGCCTGAGGAAGCTGAGGAGGAGTGGTAAGCTACATCATGAGGTGAACATCTATTACGGCAGAAGCGAGTACATCAACGAGGTTCACGTCAATTGCGACAGCGGCAGAGTTAGAAGGCCGCTGCTCATCCTTGAGGAGGGTAAGCTCAAGATCTCCGGCGAAGTTGTTGAGAAGCTCCGTGCCGGTAAGCTGTCATTCAGTGACTTAGTGAGCATGGGCGTGGTCGAGTACTTAGATGCTGAGGAGGAGGACAATTCCCTAATCGCGTTGGACCCTGAGGACGCAGGTAAAGAGCACACTCACCTAGAGCTATATTCCCCGTCTATCCTGGGGGTCGCTGCAGTTCTTATACCTTACGGTAATCACAATCAGTCACCACGTAATGCTTACGAAGCCGCGATGGCTAAGCAGGCCGTCGGGTTAAACGCCGCCAACTTCCATTTAAGGTTTGACAGTAGGGCCCACTTCCTACATTATCCGCAGAAGCCGGTTGTGCAGACCAGGTTCCTAGACTTGATCGGGTTTAACTCAAGGCCTGCTGGACAGAACTTCGTGGTTGCGATACTGTCGTTCACCGGTTACAACATGGAGGACGCTGTTATAATGAATAAATCCTCGGTTGAGAGGGGGCTCGCCCGATCCACGTTCTTCAGGGAGTACAGCACTGAGGAGCTCCGATACCCTGGTGGGCAGCGGGACATGATAGGCATCCCCGACATCAAGGTTAAGGGTTACAGGGGTAAGGAGAACTACGAATATCTGGATGGTGACGGAATAATACCGCCTGAAGTCGACGTAACGTCTGGCAGGGTCCTAGTGGGCAAGACGTCGCCGCCCAGGTTCCTTGAGGAGTATAAGGAGTTCGGCTTGGCGAGTGAGACTAGGAGGGACTCGTCCGTCAGCCTCAGACACGGTGATAGGGGGATTGTGGACGCTGTGGTGGTGACGGTTGATGGTGAGGGCAATAAGTTCATAAGAGTCAAGGTCAGGGATCTGAGGATACCTGAGATAGGCGATAAGTTCGCGTCTAGACACGGCCAGAAGGGTGTGGTCGGCCTGCTTGTACCTCAGTATGACATGCCGTACACTTTTGACGGGGTGACGCCAGACCTTATAATCAATCCTCACGCACTGCCGTCCAGAATGACGGTGGGTCAGTTGATAGAGTCGATAGCCGGTAAGGTAGGGTCGCTCAGAGGGGGGTTGGTCGATGGGACTCCGTTCTTCGGCGAGAAGTTTGATGATTTGAGGAGGGAGCTCCTCCTCTACGGCTACCCGCAGGACGGCACCGAGCCCATGTATGACGGCAGGACGGGCGAACTCATATCGACCCCCGTCTTCATAGGTGTAGTGTACTACCAGAGGCTCCACCATATGGTCGCTGACAAGTTGCATTCGAGGTCCAGGGGGCCTGTGCAGTTGCTCACCAGGCAGCCGACCGAAGGCAGGGCCAGGGAGGGCGGCTTGCGCTTCGGGGAGATGGAAAGGGACGCCATAATAGGCCATGGAGCACCCGTACTGCTTAAGGAGAGGCTTCTAGACAGTTCGGATAGGTATACAGTATATGTTTGTGAGAAGTGCGGCCTGCTAGGATGGTTCGACAGAAATAAGGGCAGATACGTATGTCCGGTGCATGGCGATGAGGGTAAGTTGGTTCCCGTTGAGGTT